In Paenibacillus xylanilyticus, the genomic window GGCGCTCATTACGAAAGTAACGGCCACCACGAATCCGGATGAAATCCTGAAACTCATCAAGTTCGTCATTGCTTCCTACGTTGCCTTGATTGTGATGTTTATCATCCACCTGATTATTATCGCGCTGTTCGGTTTCAATCCGTTGACGTATGTGAAAAAGGTTCTGCCTACCCTGGTATTTGCCTTCACATCCCGTTCAAGTGCGGCTGCAATCCCGCTTAACGTGGAGACACAGACGAAGAAACTGGGCGTATCCGAAGGTATTGCGAATCTCTCGGCAAGCTTCGGGGCGACCATTGGTCAAAACGGCTGCGCCGGGATCTATCCGGCCATGCTGGCGGTGATGATTGCTCCTACGGTCGGTATCGACCCGATGAGCTGGGACTTCATCATTACCCTGATCCTGGTTGTCGTGATCAGTTCATTCGGCGTAGCCGGTGTAGGCGGCGGGGCAACCTTCGCTTCCCTGATCGTATTGTCCACGATGAACCTGCCAGTTGCACTCGCAGGCTTGCTGATCTCGGTTGAGCCGCTGATCGACATGGGTCGTACGGCTCTGAACGTGAACGATTCGATGACCGCTGGTCTCGTATCCAGTAAAATTCTGAAAGAGAATGATCAGGATACATTCAATGATCAAAGCCGTGATCTGGATTCCGCTGTTCAAGTATAATCCGGACTCCATAACTTGGATGGCTTATGCACAGCAAAAAGCCAAAATCAGCCGTTCTACGGGTTACCCGTAGGGCGGCTTTTTTTACATAATCGCAGATTGTCGTTATTTAGTGCTGTTCAATGGATGGGAAATGTGATAGAGTATTCATGTTTTGGCCCCAGGCCAGACCGCGGTTCGTAACCATCCCGCGTAATCAAAACTAGGAAGGCAGTGTATGTATTTATGTTTAATTTGGGTTGGGGAGCACTTTTTGTTCTCGTAACGTATGGTTTTTTCCTATTGTGTTACCGTCTGTTCGGTAAAAAGGGTCTGTATGCCTGGATTGGTGTGGCTACGGTTATAGCCAATATTCAGGTGACCAAAACGATAGATATTATGGGAATTGTACTGACGCTTGGTAATACGATGTATGTCAGCATGTACCTGACCAGTGACCTTCTCAATGAGAAGTATGGATCGGGTGAAGCGCGGAAGGCTGTATGGTTCGGATTCTTCACGCTAATCATGACGACGGTACTGATGCAGATGGTCATCTTCTTCGAACCGGCACCGACGGACTTTGCGCAAGAGTCGATGGAAACCTTGTTCGGTCTGCTGCCGCGTCTGGCACTCGGAAGTCTGACAGCGTATTTCATCAGCCAGTTCCTGGACGTGCGGCTGTTCAGTATGCTGCGCAAGGTGGCGCCTGGACGCAATCAGTTGTGGATTCGTACCAACGGCAGCTCGATCGTCAGTTCCTTTGTGGATACGCTGGTATTTTGCACGATTGCATTTGCGTTTATCTATCCATGGGATGTCTGGCTCGAGATCTTCCTGACAACGTACATTATCAAATTCGTGTTGACCGCGGTGGGTACGCCGTTTATATACGCAGCGCGTAATTTTAAAATCAAGGATGAAGTCTAATCCGATCTCGTCTACATCCGTATTCATTCGAGTATGGTTGTTAGCAACGCAACAAGTCTTATAACGAGAATAACCCGCAAGCCATATGGATATGGTTTCGCGGGTTATTTTTATTGCATATCTTAGAGGTTAGTCTGCCAGGATCTGCAGTTCTTTTGGATAGGAAGTCAGCACTTCAACTCCGGTATCTGTGACAAGAACATCGTCCTCAATTCGTACTCCGCCTGCAGGGGTATAGATGCCTGGTTCAATCGTGAATACGGTGCCTTCCTGCAGAAGATCCATATTCTGTCCATGCAGGGAAGGATACTCGTGCACATCGATTCCCAGACCGTGTCCAACACGGTGCATGAACCGTTTGCCGTATCCGGCATCTTCCGTCACCTGACGTGCAGCGCCGTCGATATCGGCACAGGCCACGCCGGGCTTAACTGCGCGAATGGCAGCTTCATTAGCGGCAAGCACGGTATTGTAGATGGTTTTCAGTTCAGGAGAAATGTCACCAAAAGCAAAGGTACGCGTAATATCAGATGCATACCCTGCAGCGTATACGCCCATATCAAACATCAACAAGTCGCCATGCTGCAGCTTGCGTTCACCCGGTGTACCATGCGGCAGACCTGTCTTGGGTCCGGTAAGCACCATGGTATCGAAGGAAGGACCATCTGCACCCAGTTTCTTCATCTGATATTCCATCTCAGCTACCAGTTCAATCTCGGTAACGCCTGTGCGTACATGAGACAGTCCCAGGCGCAGCGTTTCTTCAATAAGATGAATGGCATGGCGGATGCGGGCTACTTCGTCAGGTGTCTTCTTGACGCGCAGTGTGCGGAGCAGAGGACCGACATCCTCGAAGTTGACTGCACCAAGGGCAGCGGTCAGCTGCTCGTAACGCGCAACGGTGACGTATTCTTTTTCAAGGCCCATCCGGCCGAGGCGTCCCTGATAACGTTCGAATAATGCATAGGGATTATCGGTATCGGTATGAGTCGCGATATGGGTTACCGAAGAGGCGGCTGCAGCAGCTTCAGCGTCCAGGGCAGGCACAATCAGTAAAGGTTCCTCGCCACGGGCGAGAACAAGACCGAGAAAACGTTCATGCGGGTTGCTTGCAAAACCAGTTAAATAGTAGATATGTTTCGGATCTGTAATCAGCATGGCGTCCAATCCTTGTGCAGACAGATCAGCTTCCAGACGGGATAAAGGGCTTTGGTTCATATGTGTATAGCTCCACCTTTCAGTTCTTTCTATCCTTCTATTATAGAAGAATATTGAAAAATGCCAAAGGGGAGTGCCTGAAGGGCCTTATTTAATATGGTTAATTTTCCGTTTAGGCGAACAGAGAGAGGGGTAAATACAGGGCGAAACGACGTTGAGGATGGTTGACTGATAACGGTACAAATAACGACCCAGAACCAAATACAAATACAGATAACCGGTAGAGATACCGATAGAGGACAGATACTTAGAATAAATATCCTTGAACAGATCGCAGCAGCATTTGGCAAAATCGAACTACACTCTATTCAATAGAAGGAGATGAGATGATGAATAACCGAGTAAGTGTTCCACTATACGCTTCGCTGTTAAGTATGGCACTGCTGACGGCCTGTGCTTCAGGCGATCCTTCCACAGAATCGCAGCAGGTGTCTCAAGGTCAAGGCACAGGTCAGGGAGAGACAGCAAATGGAGGCAATGACAAGGTGAGTACCGGGGAAGAAGGAACACAGGAGAATCCGGTTATCCCGTATCAGGCTTCGGTTCTGGCCACTGGACTGAACGCACCTTGGGAACTCGTGAACGTACCAGACGGACGGATGTTTGTTACGGAGCGTCCGGGAACCATACGGGTGATTAAGGATGGAGAATTGCAATCCGAACCACTCATTGCGTTTGAGGCTCCGTTCAATGAAGAGGGAGAAGGGGGCTTACTCGGTCTGGCTGCAGATGCGGACTTTGAGAATAACGGTTATCTCTACGCCTACCATTCCTACCTTGAAGGGGACGAGATCGCGAATCGGGTATTGCGCTTGAAGGTGAATGGGGGTCAAGCCGTGATCGACAAGGAACTGCTGGGTAACATCCCTGGCGGAACGAATCATAACGGAGGTCGCATCAAGATTGGTCCGGACAACCTGCTCTACATTACAACTGGTGAACGTTATGAACCGGAACTGGCACAGGACAAGGACAGCTTGGGTGGCAAAATATTGCGGATTGGTCTCGATGGATCGATCCCTTCAGATAACCCGTGGCCGAATTCCCCTGTATACAGCATGGGACACCGGAATGCCCAGGGTCTTGCATGGAATCCGGATAATAAGTACCTCTATGCTACCGAGCATGGTCAGCGTAACTACGATGAGATTAACCGGATTGAAGCCGGGGAGAACTATGGCTGGCCTGAAGTGGAAGGTGACGAGCATGACAAGGGTACCTACCTGGCTCCGCTTGCTCATAGTGGTGAAGATACATGGGCACCATCAGGCATGGCTTTTATAGAGGAAGGACCTTGGGCGGGTTCGCTGCTTGCGGCTAACCTGAGAGGCGAACAGCTGCTGCATATTACCCTGTCCGAGGATGGTACACAAGTGGAGAAGGTGGAGCCCATTTTTGAAGATGAGTGGGGCCGCATTCGTAACGTGACTGCAGGAGAGGACGGGAAGTTATATATCCTGACGAACAATCGGGACGGAAGAGGAACTCCGAGGGAGGGGGATGACCACATCATTGTGCTCACACCGGAGAGTTGAGCTGATGCATCCGGGTTCCATTACTAATATTGGAGCTCAAGCATGTATCTATTAGAACTCGGATGCTGTTCGTGAAATAAGAAAAAGGGGCGTCCCGCGAAGTTCATGACTTTGGGACAGCCCCTTGATTGCTTTATATATGGAAGCACATAGCAGATAGATACTGCTAGTTAATCTGCGCTTTCTGCAAGTTTGGCGATATGCGCGCTTGGTTCATTTGTGTATTCGCCGCCATGGTAACAGAGCACTTTGTTCAGTTTCAGGCCGGTCAGTCTTTTCAAACTTCTTAGCGCTTCAGGCATGTCCGGTGTTGCTGGCGGTGCAGGTCCCACCAGTTCATCATCCACGACACGCAGTTCGTCGGCAGCCAGCAGGAATTCCGATTCACGGAAGTACAGGCAGATATGTCCCGGGGTATGTCCAGGGGTATGGATGACCTGAATTCCGCCTTGAAGCGGCAGCATGTCCCCATCTTCCAATACTCTGCTGATCCCGATCTCAGGCAGCTGGGAGAGAAGCTGATCAGCCTGGGCAAGCACGGGTGCGGGAAGCATGGCTCTACGTTCAGGCGTGAACTTGATCAATGGCTTTTCACCTTTAATATAGGGAATCTCATCTGCATGTGCCCAGACCTCAAGTCCGGGTATCGCATCCAGAAGGGCGCCCAGATTACCGATATGGTCAATGTCCTGATGTGTCAAAATGATGCGTTTAATATCAGCCAACTGTACGCCTTCCTGCTCCAGTGCAGACTCCAAACCTGCGAATTGGCCGATCATGCCTGTGTCCACGAGAGTGATGCCGTCCTCATCGCGCAGCATGACAGGGTAGATTGGGCTGTTTCCTGAAGGTGTAGGGATATTGAGATGCAGCACAGTAAAATCTGTTGTCGGATTAGTCATAGGTTTCCGGATCGAATCCGGTCCACCTCCTTTTTTGGATGATATGGCTTGTGTTTATTCTGGACGAAGATATTTTAAGTGTTTTCTGTACTTCTGGATGGTATCCAGCATCGCTTCAAAGGTTTCCTCAGCCTGCATGCCTTCCTTGACGATGGAGTCAAAGGAGAAGTTCTCAAGAATGAGCTTGTTCCTCGCCTGGAAGACCTGACTAAGAGCATGTTCCATGTTTTCTTTCCCTGGTTTCAGGGCGATCTGTTGTTTATTTAATTCGGCCTGTAGGATCTCCATATTGGACCGTGCACGGTAAGCAGGAGTTTTCATCAGCTCGGTCGAATTAAACTTTTTTTGATAAATGCTCTGATACAGCTGTTTTAACATGTGTTCAAGAATGGAGCAGCATTCAATGACAAGGGATGCATATCTTCGATGTTTGCGTTGATCCCATTGCGGTGAATCAAGTTCCTGTCCCATATGATGATACTCTTGTTCCAGAACTGCGATTTCAAGCTTTGCTTCTTTTTTGATTTTTTTAAAATCGTCTTTGGTCAGCATACCTGTCCTCCCATGGAAACCAAGATGTGATAACTTCATTATCTCATATTGTTACTCGGAGTGCCTCTTTTCCATTGGAGGCAGGATTCTGACCGTTCATCCAATAATTGAACCTAGGTTCAGAAGGGAAGTATCCGATGTCCATGAAAACAGCCATTGTAACCGGAGCAAATTCCGGCATGGGGCTCGCAACCACCATTCAACTTGCAAGGCAAGGCTATAGGGTGATTATGGCCTGCCGCAGCGAGAAGCGCGGACAGCAGGCTCTGCAAGAGGCCCTGCGTGAGTCAGGCTCTACTGCGATTGAGCTAATGCTGTGTGATCTGGGTTCTACCCAGAGCGTCCGCCATTTTGCCCGCTCCTTCCGCGAACGCTACAGTACGCTTGACGTTTTGGTGAATAACGCCGGCGTGGTCATGCTGAAAAGACAGGAGACCTCGGATGGTTTTGAGCAGAGCATCGGCATTAACCATCTGGGACATTTTCTGCTCACATTGCTCTTGATCCAGCCTTTGCAGGCTGCGGAGCAGGGAAGAGTTGTGAATGTTTCATCCGGTGCGTACAAAGCAGGCAAGATTCACTTCGACGACCCGCATCTCAAGAAGGGTTATAACCCGATTAAAAGCTATGCCCAGTCCAAGCTGGCCAACGTACTGTTCACCCGTGCGCTGTCCCGCAAAGTGGCGAATAGCCGAGTTACGGTGAATTGTCTGCATCCGGGTGCAGTTGGAACAAGTATTGGCGTGGATCGAAATACTGGTTTTGGTACACGCATCATGGCCTTTATTGGCAAGCTTCCTTTTTTCCTGTCTCCCGAGGAAGGGGCCCAAACAGCGATTTATTTGGCCACCAGCCCGGAAGTAGCAGAAATTACAGGACGTTACTTTTATCAAAAGAAAGAGCAGAAGCTCAAAGCACATGCCGTCGATGATGCGGTGACTGAACGTTTCTGGACATGGAGCGAACAGCAGGTCGGGCTGAAGCCTGATGAGAAGTTGTGATGAGTCCAAGCTGAGGTGAAGGACCGGTTCTGCATCCCAGTAAATAATCAAAGGTGATCATAGTACACTCATCTACTTATATCATCTGCGTTAACTCGCTAGGATAGACATTTTAGGCTTTTGCTTGCACAGCTTGCTGTACTTCCTGGATAAATGCTTCAATGCTCTGAACGCCTTGATCTCCCTGACCGTATGCGCGGACAGAGGCAGACAGGGCGTTTTTCTCATTTTCCCCGAGTACGAGCGAGTAAGGCACCTTTTCCATCTGAGCTTCACGAATCTTATACCCCAGCTTCTCGCTGCGCAGATCCGTTTCAACTCGAATGCCTGCTGCTCGCAATTGACTCTGTACCTGCAGCGCATAATCTGCATAGTGATCGGATACCGGGAGCAGCTTCACCTGAACCGGAGCGAGCCATAGTGGAAACGCACCCGCGTAATGCTCAGTCAGAATGCCAATGAAGCGATCAATGGAGCCGTAGATGGCGCGATGGATCACGACCGGACGGTGTTTCAGGCTGTCCTCGCCAACATAAGTGAGGTCGAATTTCTCCGGCATTTGAAAATCAAGCTGGATTGTTCCACACTGCCAGCTGCGTTTCAGTGCATCGAGAATATGGAAGTCAATCTTCGGCCCATAAAAGGCTCCGTCTCCTTCATTGATGCGGTATTTCACGCCGCGCCGATCCAGTACATTTTGCAGTGCGCGTTCTGCCTGATCCCATAGCTCTTCCGACCCCATGGAGTCTTCGGGACGAGTGGATAGCTCAATTGTGTATTCAAAACCAAAAATATCGTACATACGTCCGATCAGGGATATTGCCTGGTTGATCTCTTCCTCAATCTGTTCCGGCATCACATAGAGATGGGCATCATCCTGACAAAATGTCCGTACTCGCATCATGCCATTCAGCGCACCCGAGAATTCATGACGGTGAACCTGGCCGAATTCCATCATGCGAATGGGAAGCTCGCGATAGGAATGAAGTGCATTTTTGAAAATCAGCATATGCCCCGGGCAGTTCATCGGCTTCAGTGCAAACGTGGCGTCATCCACTTCTGAGAAATACATATTGTCCTTATAGTGCTCCCAATGACCGGATTGCTCCCACAGACGATTGTTCATCATCAGCGGAGTTCGAACCTCCTGATACCCTTCCTGCAGCTGCAGCTCGCGTGAGAATTGCTCCAGCTCTGTACGGATTGTCATGCCTTTCGGGAGATAGAAGGGCATCCCTGGTGCTTCCTCAGAGAACATGAACAGCCCCAGCTCTTTGCCGAGCTTGCGATGATCCCGCTTCTTGGCTTCCTCCAGCATGTGCAGGTGGTCGTCCAGCTGGGCTTTGCTTGGAAAGGCAGTGCCGTAGATTCGCTGCAGCATTTTGTTGTTCGAATCGCCCCGCCAGTAAGCCCCTGCCACATTCAGCAGCTTGAAGGCTTTGATCCGGCCAGTGGACGGAAGATGTGGGCCACGGCACAGATCAAAAAACTCCCCTTGATCATAGATCGAAAGCTCCGCATCCTGCGGCAAATCATGGATCAGTTCAAGTTTATACGGTTCCTGAATCTCTTCGAACAAGCGAAGGGCTTCCTCACGGCTAACCACCCGGCGGTTGATCTTCACATTCTCTTGTACAATCTTGTTCATTTCCCGCTCAATGGCAGCCAGATCACTGATGGACAAGGCATGCTCCAGATCCACATCGTAATAAAAGCCATCTTGGGTGACGGGGCCAATCCCGAGTTTGACTTGTTCCGCACCGTAGATCCGCTTGAGGGCCTGGGCGAGGACATGCGCAGTACTATGACGATAACGATACAATCCTTCCTCGCTGTCCAGTGTAACGATGACGAGTTCGCAGTCCTGTTCAAGCCTCATGTCCAGATCGACGTTTACACCATCCACAATGCCTCCGATGGCCTGTTTACCCAAGCTAGTACTGATGGACGAAGCGACTTCTCCGATACTTATGCCTGCCTCGTACGAACGAACTGCTCCACCTTGAAGGCGAATCTCAATAGGGTTACCTTGTTGATTACTCATGCAAACCACTCTCCAATGTTTGAAATGGAAGCGCAAAAAACACCCGTCCCGGAAAAGGGACGAGTGCGCTCAGCTCGTGGTTCCACCCTAATTTGGTTATGAATATCCCCTGTATCGGCCAGCCGCCGCAAAACAGGAAACATCATAACCCTCATTGGGATCCGTTATCGGGGATCAGGCGGTGAACTCTACTGACAACCGGACGAAACTTTCATCGAAAGTCCGCCAAGCTGAGGTTCGAGGCCACGGCTGCAGAGGGGTAATTCCGTTCCGTTCGCTGAAGAAGGTTTCACCAATCCCTTCTCTCTCTGGGCAGCACGCAAACGAAATCATGTCTCTGGTCATCGCCAATATGCAAAGTTATTGTCAGTTCATTTGAAGTGAAAAGAACTTGAGATCCATATCAATATATTGGAACAGGTGTTATTGAGTGTCGATTATATAGACTGAAAATCAAAAGGTCAAGCGGAGTTTTATTTAGCTTTATCCGAATGGCGATCAAAAATCAAACGTATGGTGGTTCCCTGGTCCGGATGGGATTGAACCTCGATTCGGCCTTTCATCGCCTCAATCAGCCCTTTGGTTACCGCCATGCCAAGGCCTGATCCGACATCGGATGTCGCCGTATCCGTGCCGCGATAGTATCGTTCGAACAGCCTCCATACCGTCTCCTGATCCATGCCGCGGCCATCATCGGCAAATTGAATGATGAAATTGCCGTCCTGCTCACCTGGCTCAACACGAACGGTCAGCTTCGTCTCTGGTGGATTGTGCAGCAGGGCGTTGGCGGTGAGATTATCGACAATTCGTTCGAAGGACGGGATATGGACATAACCATGCACTGCGAGTGTGGCAGGTTCGAATGTAATACGGCCTTCTCCATAAGCCGGGTTACGCTCGGCACGATGTACTAGATCCTGAAGTAGCGCATTTACGTCAGTTTTCTCGACAGGAGGCTGGTATCCACCGCTGCGCAGACGGTATGTCATGGACAGGTCGTTTACCAGCCGGTCCATGTACATGGATTTATCCAGCATGATGCCCGCAAATTCCCGTATTTCTTCGGATGTCCAGTTGTATTTCTCAGCTTCCAGCATGTGTGCATATCCCTGGATGGAGGACAGGGGTGTCTTCAGATCATGAGTTATCCCGGCAATCCACTCCTCGCGCAGAGAGTCGGTCTGTCTGCGGAGTTCTTCATCACGTTTAAGTGTACTCGACAACGACTGGATAGAGTGCAGCACTTCCGCATATACCCGATATTTTTGACGCCATTTTCCGTTACGCTTCTGGCTGCGTGGCTTGCCCCGGGTGCCAGCCGGCTCTTCATAGTGTCCACGTTCGAGCCGCTGCAGCCATTGAAGCATATGCAGCATGGGATAACCGAAGCGATTGGCATACCAGAATGCAAGCAGCACAAGCAGGATGATGATGGATACCAGAAGTGCAGCCAGGGCAGGACCAAAAATAAAACCGAAGGGATTTTCGTTCACGCCTGCTTGACTGCTGGGAAGAGGAACACTCAGCATCCAGGTCGATTGATCCTGTTCATCATAAAGGGTTACTGTGGTCATTCCGTACCTGGTGGGGTATCGTGAGCGCAGAATCAGGTCCTGAATGCTGTAGCTGTCCGGTGTGCCCATTGCAGGCTTATTGAAAGAAGCAAGCACATGTCCCTGCTCATCCAAAATCTCAAGATAGGCGTCCGCCGCGCGAAGGATATCCTGCTGCCCGGTGGGCAGTACAAGCTTACCGTCGGCATAACTTCCATCGGTGTAGACTTGATCCAAAATCGTTACTGCCTGATTGCTCTCCCCGTACAGCAGGGTGAAGTTGATCCCCTTTCTTTCCCTTATGAGTAAATAAAGCTGGTAGGGAAAGGGCTTTCTTCCCTCCCAATAGGATAGAAGTTCTCCGGGTTTATAGTGATTCGGGACATCGGAAGGGGTGTGAAAGGCATCCACCACACGGCCTTGCTCATCGAGAACCTGAAGCCAGCCGTTGTTCTCCTCCACACGCTCTAGCAGCGCGGGATCATACTGAACGGAACCGTCCGGCAAAATCTCTGCGGTGCTGATCAGCTGTTCGAGCCCGACAGAGGCAAAATCATCAACAAGGCTGGCTTCATTCAACTGTTGGATGACCCAATATGCGATGCTTCCACCGAGAACCAGAATCAGAATTACAGCACCCGCAAGCAGGCCAATGAACCGTGTCATCAATCTGCGACGTATGCTCATCTTCGGAGCTCCGCCTCGGGCAGGACGAGCTTATATCCCAAACCACGGACATTCACCAGCAGTTCAGGCCTGGAGGGATCGGCTTCAATACGCTCACGGATTCGGTGAATATGAACCATGACCGTATTGTCGTCACGGATGGCCTCCGATTCCCATACCCGCTCGTACAATTCGGATTTGGTGAAGATGCGATT contains:
- a CDS encoding queuosine precursor transporter — protein: MFNLGWGALFVLVTYGFFLLCYRLFGKKGLYAWIGVATVIANIQVTKTIDIMGIVLTLGNTMYVSMYLTSDLLNEKYGSGEARKAVWFGFFTLIMTTVLMQMVIFFEPAPTDFAQESMETLFGLLPRLALGSLTAYFISQFLDVRLFSMLRKVAPGRNQLWIRTNGSSIVSSFVDTLVFCTIAFAFIYPWDVWLEIFLTTYIIKFVLTAVGTPFIYAARNFKIKDEV
- a CDS encoding M24 family metallopeptidase, whose protein sequence is MNQSPLSRLEADLSAQGLDAMLITDPKHIYYLTGFASNPHERFLGLVLARGEEPLLIVPALDAEAAAAASSVTHIATHTDTDNPYALFERYQGRLGRMGLEKEYVTVARYEQLTAALGAVNFEDVGPLLRTLRVKKTPDEVARIRHAIHLIEETLRLGLSHVRTGVTEIELVAEMEYQMKKLGADGPSFDTMVLTGPKTGLPHGTPGERKLQHGDLLMFDMGVYAAGYASDITRTFAFGDISPELKTIYNTVLAANEAAIRAVKPGVACADIDGAARQVTEDAGYGKRFMHRVGHGLGIDVHEYPSLHGQNMDLLQEGTVFTIEPGIYTPAGGVRIEDDVLVTDTGVEVLTSYPKELQILAD
- a CDS encoding PQQ-dependent sugar dehydrogenase, yielding MMNNRVSVPLYASLLSMALLTACASGDPSTESQQVSQGQGTGQGETANGGNDKVSTGEEGTQENPVIPYQASVLATGLNAPWELVNVPDGRMFVTERPGTIRVIKDGELQSEPLIAFEAPFNEEGEGGLLGLAADADFENNGYLYAYHSYLEGDEIANRVLRLKVNGGQAVIDKELLGNIPGGTNHNGGRIKIGPDNLLYITTGERYEPELAQDKDSLGGKILRIGLDGSIPSDNPWPNSPVYSMGHRNAQGLAWNPDNKYLYATEHGQRNYDEINRIEAGENYGWPEVEGDEHDKGTYLAPLAHSGEDTWAPSGMAFIEEGPWAGSLLAANLRGEQLLHITLSEDGTQVEKVEPIFEDEWGRIRNVTAGEDGKLYILTNNRDGRGTPREGDDHIIVLTPES
- a CDS encoding MBL fold metallo-hydrolase, which translates into the protein MTNPTTDFTVLHLNIPTPSGNSPIYPVMLRDEDGITLVDTGMIGQFAGLESALEQEGVQLADIKRIILTHQDIDHIGNLGALLDAIPGLEVWAHADEIPYIKGEKPLIKFTPERRAMLPAPVLAQADQLLSQLPEIGISRVLEDGDMLPLQGGIQVIHTPGHTPGHICLYFRESEFLLAADELRVVDDELVGPAPPATPDMPEALRSLKRLTGLKLNKVLCYHGGEYTNEPSAHIAKLAESAD
- a CDS encoding SDR family oxidoreductase, yielding MSMKTAIVTGANSGMGLATTIQLARQGYRVIMACRSEKRGQQALQEALRESGSTAIELMLCDLGSTQSVRHFARSFRERYSTLDVLVNNAGVVMLKRQETSDGFEQSIGINHLGHFLLTLLLIQPLQAAEQGRVVNVSSGAYKAGKIHFDDPHLKKGYNPIKSYAQSKLANVLFTRALSRKVANSRVTVNCLHPGAVGTSIGVDRNTGFGTRIMAFIGKLPFFLSPEEGAQTAIYLATSPEVAEITGRYFYQKKEQKLKAHAVDDAVTERFWTWSEQQVGLKPDEKL
- the thrS gene encoding threonine--tRNA ligase, producing the protein MSNQQGNPIEIRLQGGAVRSYEAGISIGEVASSISTSLGKQAIGGIVDGVNVDLDMRLEQDCELVIVTLDSEEGLYRYRHSTAHVLAQALKRIYGAEQVKLGIGPVTQDGFYYDVDLEHALSISDLAAIEREMNKIVQENVKINRRVVSREEALRLFEEIQEPYKLELIHDLPQDAELSIYDQGEFFDLCRGPHLPSTGRIKAFKLLNVAGAYWRGDSNNKMLQRIYGTAFPSKAQLDDHLHMLEEAKKRDHRKLGKELGLFMFSEEAPGMPFYLPKGMTIRTELEQFSRELQLQEGYQEVRTPLMMNNRLWEQSGHWEHYKDNMYFSEVDDATFALKPMNCPGHMLIFKNALHSYRELPIRMMEFGQVHRHEFSGALNGMMRVRTFCQDDAHLYVMPEQIEEEINQAISLIGRMYDIFGFEYTIELSTRPEDSMGSEELWDQAERALQNVLDRRGVKYRINEGDGAFYGPKIDFHILDALKRSWQCGTIQLDFQMPEKFDLTYVGEDSLKHRPVVIHRAIYGSIDRFIGILTEHYAGAFPLWLAPVQVKLLPVSDHYADYALQVQSQLRAAGIRVETDLRSEKLGYKIREAQMEKVPYSLVLGENEKNALSASVRAYGQGDQGVQSIEAFIQEVQQAVQAKA
- a CDS encoding sensor histidine kinase, translated to MSIRRRLMTRFIGLLAGAVILILVLGGSIAYWVIQQLNEASLVDDFASVGLEQLISTAEILPDGSVQYDPALLERVEENNGWLQVLDEQGRVVDAFHTPSDVPNHYKPGELLSYWEGRKPFPYQLYLLIRERKGINFTLLYGESNQAVTILDQVYTDGSYADGKLVLPTGQQDILRAADAYLEILDEQGHVLASFNKPAMGTPDSYSIQDLILRSRYPTRYGMTTVTLYDEQDQSTWMLSVPLPSSQAGVNENPFGFIFGPALAALLVSIIILLVLLAFWYANRFGYPMLHMLQWLQRLERGHYEEPAGTRGKPRSQKRNGKWRQKYRVYAEVLHSIQSLSSTLKRDEELRRQTDSLREEWIAGITHDLKTPLSSIQGYAHMLEAEKYNWTSEEIREFAGIMLDKSMYMDRLVNDLSMTYRLRSGGYQPPVEKTDVNALLQDLVHRAERNPAYGEGRITFEPATLAVHGYVHIPSFERIVDNLTANALLHNPPETKLTVRVEPGEQDGNFIIQFADDGRGMDQETVWRLFERYYRGTDTATSDVGSGLGMAVTKGLIEAMKGRIEVQSHPDQGTTIRLIFDRHSDKAK